Proteins encoded together in one Streptomyces sp. NA04227 window:
- a CDS encoding demethylmenaquinone methyltransferase, with protein MTRASLDKQPHEVASMFDDVADRYDLTNDVLSLGQARLWRREVARAVDARPAQKVLDLAAGTATSSLPFARTGAYVVPCDFSQGMLQVGKRRHPWLPLTAGDATKLPFKDDTFDTVTISFGLRNVQATESALRELYRVTRPGGKVVICEFSQPTWAPFRTVYTEYLMRALPPVARAVSSNPEAYVYLAESIRAWPDQPALAALLQKAGWSKVAWRNLSGGIVALHRGFKPS; from the coding sequence GTGACCCGCGCATCCCTGGACAAGCAGCCGCACGAAGTCGCCTCGATGTTCGACGACGTGGCGGACCGGTACGACCTCACGAACGACGTGCTGTCGCTGGGCCAGGCCCGGCTGTGGCGGCGCGAAGTCGCTCGCGCCGTGGACGCGCGACCGGCACAGAAGGTGCTCGACCTGGCGGCGGGTACGGCGACGTCCTCGCTGCCCTTCGCGCGGACCGGCGCCTACGTCGTGCCCTGTGACTTCTCCCAGGGCATGCTCCAGGTCGGCAAGCGCCGCCACCCCTGGCTGCCGCTGACCGCCGGTGACGCCACGAAGCTGCCGTTCAAGGACGACACCTTCGACACCGTGACGATCTCCTTCGGTCTGCGCAACGTCCAGGCCACCGAGTCCGCGCTGCGCGAGCTGTACCGGGTGACGCGCCCCGGCGGCAAGGTCGTCATCTGCGAGTTCTCGCAGCCGACCTGGGCGCCCTTCCGCACCGTGTACACGGAGTACTTGATGCGCGCCCTCCCGCCGGTCGCCCGCGCGGTCTCCTCCAACCCCGAGGCCTACGTCTACCTCGCCGAGTCCATCCGCGCCTGGCCCGACCAGCCCGCGCTGGCCGCCCTGCTCCAGAAGGCCGGATGGTCCAAGGTCGCCTGGCGGAACCTGAGCGGCGGCATCGTCGCGCTGCACCGGGGCTTCAAGCCGAGCTGA
- the mqnC gene encoding cyclic dehypoxanthinyl futalosine synthase, translating into MTEQADLASVDVQAVLDRAAEGGRISAEEALAVYRDAPLHALGSAADAVRRRRYAGTEHIATYIIERNINYTNVCVTACKFCAFFAAPKDTAKGWTRDLDDILRRCAETVELGGTQIMFQGGHHPDYGVEYYEKHFAAIKKDFPQLVIHSLGASEVEHMARISKVSVEEAITRIHAAGLDSFAGAGAELLPARPRKAIAPLKESGERWLEIMEIAHKLGVESTSTMLMGTGETNAERIEHLRMIRDVQDRTGGFRAFIPYTYQPENNHLKGRTQATIFEYLRLLSVARLFLDNVAHIQGSWLTTGKEIGQLSLHYGADDLGSIMLEENVVSSAGAKHRSNRLEIIDLIRRAGRVPAQRTTTYEHIVVHDDPANDPVDDRVASHISSTAIEGGTAHPELKLLASN; encoded by the coding sequence GTGACCGAGCAGGCCGACCTCGCTTCTGTGGACGTCCAAGCCGTACTCGACCGTGCCGCCGAGGGTGGGCGGATCAGCGCCGAGGAGGCGCTCGCGGTGTACCGCGACGCCCCGCTGCACGCACTCGGCTCGGCCGCCGACGCCGTACGCCGCCGCCGGTACGCGGGCACCGAGCACATCGCCACGTACATCATCGAGCGGAACATCAACTACACCAACGTGTGTGTCACGGCGTGCAAGTTCTGCGCCTTCTTCGCGGCGCCGAAGGACACCGCGAAGGGCTGGACCCGTGATCTCGACGACATCCTGCGCCGCTGCGCGGAGACCGTCGAACTCGGCGGCACCCAGATCATGTTCCAGGGCGGGCACCACCCGGACTACGGCGTCGAGTACTACGAGAAGCACTTCGCGGCGATCAAGAAGGACTTCCCCCAGCTGGTGATCCACTCCCTCGGCGCCTCCGAGGTCGAGCACATGGCGCGGATCTCCAAGGTGAGCGTGGAGGAGGCCATCACCCGTATCCACGCGGCGGGCCTCGACTCCTTCGCGGGCGCGGGCGCCGAACTGCTGCCCGCGCGCCCGCGCAAGGCGATCGCCCCGCTCAAGGAGTCCGGCGAACGCTGGCTGGAGATCATGGAGATCGCCCACAAGCTCGGCGTCGAGTCGACGTCCACGATGCTGATGGGCACCGGCGAGACCAACGCCGAACGCATCGAGCACCTGCGGATGATCCGTGACGTGCAGGACCGCACCGGCGGCTTCCGCGCCTTCATCCCGTACACGTACCAGCCGGAGAACAACCACTTGAAGGGCCGCACCCAGGCCACCATCTTCGAGTACCTGCGGCTGCTCTCGGTGGCGCGACTCTTCCTGGACAACGTCGCGCACATCCAGGGTTCCTGGCTGACCACCGGCAAGGAGATCGGCCAGCTCTCGCTGCACTACGGCGCCGACGACCTCGGTTCGATCATGCTGGAGGAGAACGTCGTCTCCTCGGCCGGTGCCAAGCACCGCTCCAACCGCCTGGAGATCATCGACCTGATCCGCCGCGCGGGCCGCGTACCGGCCCAGCGGACCACGACGTACGAGCACATCGTGGTGCACGACGACCCGGCGAACGACCCGGTCGACGACCGCGTGGCCTCGCACATCTCCTCCACCGCCATCGAGGGCGGCACCGCCCACCCCGAGCTGAAGCTGCTCGCCTCCAACTGA
- a CDS encoding geranylgeranyl reductase family protein yields the protein MTELVADNTADVIVVGAGPAGSTTAYHLAKAGLDVLLLEKTAFPREKVCGDGLTPRAVKQLVAMGIDISEEAGWLRNKGLRIISGGVRLELDWPELASFPDYGLVRKRDDFDEQLAHQAQKAGAKLYERCNVGEPIVDARTGHITGVHAKLGEDKREVTFHAPLVVAADGNSSRLSLHMGLHRREDRPMGVAVRTYFDSPRHDDDYLEAWLELWDRRDGQERLLPGYGWIFGMGDGTCNVGLGVLNTTGAFKELDWREVLKAWCASMPEEWGYTDEHQKGPIRGAALPMAFNRQPHYTKGLLLVGDSGGMVNPFNGEGIAYAMESGQIAAEVIAQAQARATPAQRELALQNYPKVLKQTYGGYYTLGRVFVKLIGNPKIMRIAAEKGLTHPLLMKFTVKMLANLTDPTGGDAMDRIVNGLSKVAPRA from the coding sequence GTGACCGAGCTCGTTGCCGACAACACCGCCGATGTCATCGTGGTGGGCGCCGGACCCGCCGGTTCGACCACCGCGTACCACCTCGCCAAGGCCGGACTCGATGTACTGCTCCTCGAGAAGACCGCCTTCCCGCGCGAGAAGGTCTGCGGTGACGGTCTGACGCCGCGCGCCGTGAAGCAGTTGGTCGCCATGGGGATCGACATCTCCGAAGAGGCGGGCTGGCTGCGCAACAAGGGTCTGCGCATCATCAGCGGCGGCGTCCGCCTGGAGCTCGACTGGCCCGAGCTGGCCTCCTTCCCGGACTACGGCCTGGTCCGCAAGCGCGACGACTTCGACGAGCAACTGGCCCACCAGGCGCAGAAGGCCGGGGCCAAGCTCTACGAGCGCTGCAACGTCGGCGAGCCGATCGTCGACGCGCGCACCGGGCACATCACCGGTGTGCACGCCAAGCTCGGCGAGGACAAGCGCGAGGTCACCTTCCACGCGCCGCTCGTGGTCGCCGCCGACGGCAACTCCTCGCGGCTCTCCCTGCACATGGGTCTGCACCGGCGCGAGGACCGGCCGATGGGTGTCGCGGTGCGTACGTACTTCGACTCGCCCCGGCACGACGACGACTACCTGGAGGCCTGGCTGGAGCTCTGGGACCGCCGCGACGGCCAGGAGCGGCTGCTGCCCGGCTACGGCTGGATCTTCGGCATGGGCGACGGCACCTGCAACGTCGGCCTCGGCGTGCTGAACACCACCGGCGCGTTCAAGGAGCTGGACTGGCGCGAGGTCCTCAAGGCCTGGTGCGCGTCGATGCCCGAGGAGTGGGGCTACACCGACGAGCACCAGAAGGGCCCGATCCGCGGCGCCGCGCTGCCGATGGCCTTCAACCGCCAGCCGCACTACACCAAGGGCCTGCTGCTCGTCGGCGACTCGGGCGGCATGGTCAACCCGTTCAACGGCGAGGGCATCGCGTACGCGATGGAGTCCGGCCAGATCGCGGCGGAGGTCATCGCGCAAGCGCAGGCGCGCGCCACTCCCGCACAGCGCGAACTGGCCCTGCAGAACTACCCGAAGGTCCTCAAGCAGACCTACGGCGGCTACTACACGCTCGGCCGCGTCTTCGTGAAGCTGATCGGCAACCCGAAGATCATGCGGATCGCCGCCGAGAAGGGCCTGACCCACCCGCTCCTGATGAAGTTCACCGTGAAGATGCTCGCCAACCTCACCGACCCGACCGGCGGCGACGCCATGGACCGGATCGTCAACGGCCTCAGCAAGGTGGCACCGCGGGCCTGA
- a CDS encoding BTAD domain-containing putative transcriptional regulator has product MARSTSRSAGSSSRSNQPRTQSLPRSRTFLDFVRAFFAFVALVVLLVAVPGALVIAVGWPLPSGTPSMDWLQQEITVNTFIGVLTVAVWLAWAQFTACVLVEIKAAVSGVGVPGRVPGAGPSQLLARQLVAAILLLGATAASFAPGLSQFGQQLTEPDKAPVASAQQTPGLFGQERQTAAQTASAVAEQAQNAAGQANEGGSTAKDDTKFYRIQPPEGRHHDSLWEIAERHLGDGRRYHEIYELNKDRTQPDGSKLSQASLIRPGWIMEMPGDARGGELVEMPQQAPEISPELEQQISDYSKTGDHGQGGGQQGGGSGAVDQDTTDITLPTQRPSGDAGFEHADLPSAPQTSASSSEDSGFSFGLPEALIGAPLLAAGLLGALGVRRRHALWQSAMGAVRGRGMEPPTPTGDAADAQDALLVGADPRSVRLLDHSLRGLAAALATESRPLPTVYAAWLSNGDLHLQLAQPAGEPPAPWQLGQDQTFWMLARSDAEQYEEAETAAPYPGLVSLGTMDDSRLLLNLEAVPGIVSLSGSAEDRAAVFASVAAELATNGWSDRMTITLVGFGQDLTPLAPNRLRHLEDIEALIETMEAETRQRRGALGAAGHDSVLTGRTGPAQHTRWAPHLVLLAAEPDAEDAVKLAELAADASRLGIGYLVGTESGDLPGAAWEMEITAEGRLLAPLLGLELDAQLLPQAQQRAVVDLFLGADPEAAEAGSGNTAERPPFLVDVTEQGRPAVYARLVGPYEIMGLDSPDDERSAQLHEALALLLLHREGVHPRVLASALWPRGVTEDVRDALIGRLRDWLGADPDGRPRLGTDGTGRLTLAKSVVSDLDVLRSLYHEATQGRGVGNRAVRGRLLTDALVLVRGPLLPDRPRGRYGWLTHEIIDAQLPLLVADTGLALAEFHLEKDRAERAIEALNAALNSAPSDERLWHELLRATHSLGDTERLRALATDLITRSGARGLPPRTEALLDELFPAWRGDASASAG; this is encoded by the coding sequence ATGGCGCGCTCCACCTCACGATCGGCAGGCTCGAGCAGTCGGTCGAACCAGCCGCGTACGCAGTCGCTGCCGCGCAGCCGTACGTTCTTGGACTTCGTGCGGGCGTTCTTCGCGTTCGTCGCACTCGTGGTGCTGCTGGTCGCCGTGCCGGGCGCGCTGGTGATCGCGGTGGGCTGGCCGCTGCCGAGCGGGACGCCGTCGATGGACTGGCTCCAGCAGGAGATCACGGTCAACACCTTCATCGGGGTGCTCACCGTGGCCGTCTGGCTGGCCTGGGCCCAGTTCACCGCCTGTGTACTGGTGGAGATCAAGGCGGCCGTCTCCGGTGTCGGCGTACCGGGGCGGGTGCCGGGTGCCGGGCCGAGCCAGCTGCTGGCGCGGCAGTTGGTGGCCGCGATCCTGCTGCTCGGGGCGACGGCGGCGAGCTTCGCGCCCGGGCTGTCGCAATTCGGGCAGCAGTTGACGGAACCGGACAAGGCGCCGGTCGCCTCGGCGCAGCAGACCCCGGGTCTGTTCGGGCAGGAGCGGCAGACCGCGGCACAGACCGCGAGCGCGGTGGCCGAGCAGGCGCAGAACGCCGCGGGCCAGGCGAACGAGGGCGGCAGCACGGCCAAGGACGACACGAAGTTCTACCGGATCCAGCCGCCCGAGGGCCGTCACCACGACTCGCTGTGGGAGATAGCGGAGCGCCACCTCGGCGACGGCCGCAGGTACCACGAGATCTACGAACTCAACAAGGACCGTACGCAGCCCGACGGTTCGAAGCTCAGCCAGGCGAGCCTGATCCGGCCGGGCTGGATCATGGAGATGCCGGGTGACGCCCGCGGCGGCGAACTCGTGGAGATGCCGCAGCAGGCGCCCGAGATCTCGCCCGAGCTCGAGCAGCAGATCAGCGACTACTCCAAGACCGGCGACCACGGTCAGGGCGGCGGACAGCAGGGCGGCGGCAGCGGTGCCGTCGACCAGGACACCACCGACATCACGCTGCCCACCCAGCGCCCTTCCGGCGACGCGGGCTTCGAGCACGCGGACCTGCCGAGCGCCCCGCAGACCAGCGCCTCCTCGTCCGAGGACAGCGGCTTCTCCTTCGGGCTGCCGGAGGCACTGATCGGCGCCCCGCTGCTCGCGGCCGGACTCCTCGGCGCGCTCGGTGTCCGGCGCAGGCACGCGCTGTGGCAGTCGGCGATGGGCGCGGTGCGCGGCCGCGGCATGGAGCCGCCGACGCCCACCGGGGACGCGGCCGACGCCCAGGACGCGCTCCTCGTCGGCGCCGACCCGCGGTCGGTGCGACTGCTCGACCACTCGCTGCGCGGCCTCGCCGCCGCGCTCGCCACCGAGTCCCGCCCGCTGCCCACGGTCTACGCGGCCTGGCTGAGCAACGGCGACCTGCACCTCCAGCTCGCCCAGCCCGCGGGTGAACCGCCCGCGCCCTGGCAGCTCGGCCAGGACCAGACCTTCTGGATGCTGGCGAGGTCCGACGCCGAACAGTACGAAGAGGCCGAGACCGCCGCCCCGTACCCCGGTCTGGTCAGCCTCGGCACCATGGACGACTCGCGGCTGCTGCTCAACCTGGAGGCCGTGCCCGGCATCGTCTCGCTGAGCGGCAGCGCCGAGGACCGGGCCGCCGTCTTCGCCTCCGTGGCGGCCGAACTCGCCACCAACGGCTGGTCGGACCGGATGACCATCACCCTCGTCGGCTTCGGCCAGGACCTCACGCCGCTCGCGCCGAACCGGCTGCGGCACCTGGAGGACATCGAGGCCCTCATCGAGACGATGGAGGCCGAGACCCGGCAGCGGCGCGGCGCGCTCGGCGCCGCCGGTCACGACTCGGTGCTCACCGGCCGCACCGGCCCGGCCCAGCACACGCGTTGGGCTCCGCACCTGGTGCTGCTCGCCGCCGAGCCGGACGCCGAGGACGCGGTCAAGCTCGCCGAACTCGCCGCCGACGCGAGCAGGCTCGGCATCGGCTACCTCGTGGGCACCGAGTCCGGTGATCTGCCGGGCGCCGCCTGGGAGATGGAGATCACCGCCGAGGGACGGCTGCTCGCGCCGCTGCTCGGTCTCGAACTCGACGCGCAACTGCTGCCCCAGGCACAGCAGCGCGCCGTGGTGGACCTCTTCCTCGGCGCGGACCCCGAGGCGGCGGAGGCCGGCTCCGGCAACACCGCCGAACGCCCGCCGTTCCTGGTCGACGTCACCGAGCAGGGCAGGCCCGCGGTCTACGCCCGCCTGGTCGGACCGTACGAGATCATGGGCCTGGACAGCCCCGACGACGAGCGCAGCGCGCAGTTGCACGAGGCGCTCGCACTGCTTCTGCTGCACCGCGAGGGTGTGCACCCGCGGGTGCTGGCCTCCGCGCTCTGGCCGCGCGGCGTCACCGAGGACGTGCGCGACGCGCTGATCGGGCGGCTGCGCGACTGGCTCGGCGCCGACCCGGACGGCAGGCCGCGGCTGGGCACCGACGGCACCGGGCGGCTCACACTCGCCAAGTCGGTGGTCTCCGACCTGGACGTACTGCGCTCGCTGTACCACGAGGCGACGCAGGGCAGGGGTGTCGGCAACCGTGCCGTCAGGGGCCGTCTGCTCACCGACGCGCTGGTACTGGTCCGCGGGCCGTTGCTGCCGGACCGTCCGCGTGGCCGGTACGGCTGGCTCACGCACGAGATCATCGACGCGCAACTGCCGCTCCTGGTCGCCGACACCGGGCTGGCGCTCGCCGAGTTCCACCTGGAGAAGGACCGGGCCGAGCGCGCCATCGAGGCACTGAACGCCGCCCTCAACTCGGCCCCCTCCGACGAGCGCCTGTGGCACGAACTGCTCCGCGCCACACACTCCCTCGGCGACACCGAACGCCTGCGTGCGCTCGCCACCGACCTGATCACCAGGAGCGGCGCCCGCGGTCTGCCGCCACGCACCGAGGCCCTCCTCGACGAGTTGTTCCCGGCCTGGCGGGGCGACGCCTCGGCGTCCGCGGGATGA
- a CDS encoding C40 family peptidase, whose protein sequence is MSHSSHIRSHRKPRRSQSKMALRAGVAGGFLSTLAVAGASGPADASEPVTETIELPTITDGLGTQTAQSAALTQQAADGYELQATRETATERAVKQAKKDQAEAERKAEAAKKKAAEEKAAREAAAERASRSSARTPLAPVTSPGTGSVATVISFLKSQLGKPYVMGATGPSAWDCSSLVQAAFRQVGVDLPRVSQDQSTVGTQIPVSSAQVGDILYWGGAGSAHHVGVYLGNGQYLDAANPSKGVVIQDLSGYPADGAVRVL, encoded by the coding sequence ATGTCCCACAGCTCTCACATACGCAGCCACCGGAAACCCCGCCGCAGTCAGTCGAAAATGGCACTGCGCGCCGGAGTTGCCGGTGGCTTCCTCAGCACCCTGGCAGTGGCCGGGGCATCGGGTCCCGCGGATGCGTCGGAGCCGGTGACCGAGACCATCGAACTGCCCACGATCACCGACGGTCTGGGCACCCAGACCGCACAGTCCGCGGCCCTCACCCAGCAGGCGGCCGACGGCTACGAACTCCAGGCCACGCGGGAGACCGCGACCGAACGCGCCGTGAAGCAGGCCAAGAAGGACCAGGCCGAAGCCGAGCGCAAGGCCGAGGCGGCCAAGAAGAAGGCCGCCGAGGAGAAGGCGGCCCGTGAGGCGGCCGCGGAGCGCGCCAGCCGCTCCTCCGCCCGCACCCCGCTCGCCCCCGTGACCTCACCCGGCACCGGCAGCGTCGCCACCGTCATCTCCTTCCTCAAGTCCCAGCTGGGCAAGCCCTACGTCATGGGCGCCACAGGCCCCAGCGCCTGGGACTGCTCCAGCCTGGTCCAGGCCGCGTTCCGGCAGGTCGGCGTCGACCTCCCGCGCGTCTCGCAGGACCAGTCGACGGTGGGCACCCAGATCCCCGTCTCCAGCGCCCAGGTCGGCGACATCCTCTACTGGGGCGGCGCGGGCAGCGCCCACCACGTGGGTGTCTACCTCGGCAACGGCCAGTACCTGGACGCCGCGAACCCCTCCAAGGGCGTCGTGATCCAGGACCTCTCCGGCTACCCGGCCGACGGAGCCGTGCGCGTCCTCTGA
- a CDS encoding SDR family oxidoreductase, giving the protein MGMGSLTGKTALVTGGSRGIGRAAAERLAKEGALVAVHYGRNEAAAEEVVKAIRAEGGAAFAVKAELGVHGDAETLWSEFDRQALDHGAAAGLDILVNNAGVAPRASIEETTREVFDEVFAVNVRAPFFLTQQGLKRLRDGGRIINVSSGTARIAVPDALAYSMTKGAVEILTRTLAQAVGSRGITVNAVSPGITDTDMTAGMLHGDPAGARMAADMSALGRVGQPGDVADVIAFLASDASRWVTGQVVDASGGSRL; this is encoded by the coding sequence ATGGGCATGGGCTCGTTGACGGGAAAGACCGCGCTGGTGACCGGCGGCAGCAGGGGCATCGGACGGGCGGCGGCCGAACGGCTGGCGAAGGAGGGCGCGTTGGTCGCCGTGCACTACGGGCGGAACGAGGCCGCCGCCGAGGAGGTGGTGAAGGCCATACGTGCCGAAGGCGGGGCGGCCTTCGCGGTGAAGGCCGAGCTTGGAGTGCACGGGGACGCGGAGACCCTCTGGTCGGAGTTCGACCGGCAGGCACTCGACCACGGCGCCGCCGCCGGGCTCGACATTCTGGTCAACAACGCCGGTGTGGCCCCGCGCGCAAGCATCGAGGAGACCACGCGGGAGGTGTTCGACGAGGTCTTCGCGGTCAACGTCCGTGCCCCGTTCTTCCTCACCCAGCAGGGCCTGAAGCGACTGCGCGACGGCGGCCGGATCATCAACGTCTCGTCCGGTACGGCACGTATCGCGGTGCCCGACGCCCTCGCGTACAGCATGACCAAGGGCGCCGTGGAGATCCTCACCCGCACTCTCGCGCAGGCCGTCGGCAGCCGCGGCATCACCGTGAACGCCGTGTCCCCGGGGATCACCGACACCGACATGACCGCGGGCATGCTGCACGGCGACCCCGCGGGCGCGCGGATGGCGGCGGATATGTCGGCCCTCGGCCGCGTCGGACAGCCCGGCGACGTGGCCGACGTCATCGCGTTCCTGGCGTCCGACGCGTCGCGGTGGGTAACGGGCCAGGTCGTGGACGCGAGTGGAGGGTCGCGGCTCTGA
- a CDS encoding A24 family peptidase, whose product MTTALWLVPAAALWGAAAGVLLPRPAYRLAVPSGEDWHERTPRGRRFTGPGRGWLGPARDGGAYGPSTPLTSLATALVCGALAHATGARPELGAWLLLAPVFVLLAMVDFRVQRLPDALTLPLAGGSLLLLGGAALLPDHGGRFLGSVYGVLGLGLLFFVLFLISPRGMGFGDVKLALGLGAVLGWYGWGALVTGVFVGFLLGALYGVGLVALRKAGRKSSIPFGPFLIAGAFLGVLLGGYAA is encoded by the coding sequence ATGACCACCGCCCTCTGGCTGGTCCCCGCCGCCGCGCTGTGGGGCGCCGCCGCCGGAGTTCTGCTGCCGAGGCCCGCGTACCGGCTCGCGGTGCCCTCCGGCGAGGACTGGCACGAACGGACCCCGCGGGGGCGGCGGTTCACCGGTCCGGGGCGCGGCTGGCTGGGACCTGCCCGGGACGGCGGTGCGTACGGGCCCTCCACCCCGCTGACCTCGTTGGCGACCGCGCTGGTGTGCGGGGCGCTGGCTCACGCCACCGGTGCCCGGCCCGAGCTCGGCGCCTGGCTGCTCCTCGCGCCCGTCTTCGTCCTGCTCGCGATGGTCGACTTCCGCGTACAGCGGCTGCCGGACGCGCTGACGCTGCCGCTCGCGGGCGGATCGCTGCTCCTCCTGGGCGGGGCGGCGTTGCTACCGGACCACGGTGGCCGCTTCCTCGGCTCGGTGTACGGAGTGCTCGGGCTGGGCCTCCTCTTCTTCGTCCTGTTCCTGATCAGCCCGCGCGGTATGGGCTTCGGCGATGTGAAGCTCGCGCTCGGGCTCGGCGCGGTCCTCGGCTGGTACGGCTGGGGCGCCCTGGTGACGGGCGTCTTCGTCGGCTTCCTGCTCGGAGCGCTGTACGGGGTGGGCCTGGTCGCACTGCGCAAGGCGGGCCGCAAGTCCTCGATCCCGTTCGGCCCCTTCCTCATCGCGGGCGCGTTCCTCGGCGTACTGCTCGGGGGGTACGCGGCCTGA
- a CDS encoding VOC family protein: MTLEWEQVIVHSADPVALGTWWAEALGWVVVHADDEEFEIRPAPDRTPGLDFVKIDEVKKAKSRLHLDFRPDDQDAEVARLVAHGAKRVDIGQGDQSWVVLADPEGNEFCILGQRSQ, encoded by the coding sequence ATGACCTTGGAATGGGAACAAGTAATCGTTCACTCGGCGGACCCGGTGGCCTTGGGAACTTGGTGGGCGGAGGCTCTCGGCTGGGTTGTCGTCCACGCCGATGACGAGGAGTTCGAGATCCGCCCGGCGCCGGATCGTACGCCGGGGCTGGACTTCGTCAAGATCGACGAGGTCAAGAAGGCCAAGAGCCGTCTGCATCTCGACTTCAGGCCCGACGACCAGGACGCCGAGGTGGCTCGTCTGGTGGCCCACGGCGCGAAGCGTGTCGACATCGGCCAGGGTGATCAGTCGTGGGTCGTTCTGGCAGACCCCGAGGGGAACGAGTTCTGCATTCTTGGTCAGCGGAGTCAGTAG
- a CDS encoding GNAT family N-acetyltransferase, producing the protein MTDPTTPVTPHTAVAQDRPLPAVELRVPTDEDAYAWHRAFDHPDVMEFHGGRSAEVSVYQELTARQRRHDAELGFCLWTMLDSHGEVIGFTGAQPWPHAWGPAGEIEIGWRLGRAHWGLGYATAAAHATLDRVRAAGIRTVVAMVDSRNERSVAVTRRLGMEHVETFTSPASSRQGLCFRLVL; encoded by the coding sequence GTGACAGATCCGACGACTCCGGTCACGCCGCACACAGCCGTGGCGCAGGACCGGCCGCTGCCTGCCGTCGAACTGCGGGTTCCCACCGACGAGGACGCCTACGCCTGGCACCGAGCCTTCGACCACCCCGACGTCATGGAGTTCCACGGCGGCCGGTCCGCCGAGGTCTCCGTCTACCAGGAACTCACCGCCCGCCAGCGGCGGCACGACGCCGAACTCGGATTCTGTCTGTGGACCATGCTCGACTCCCACGGCGAGGTCATCGGCTTCACCGGCGCCCAGCCCTGGCCGCACGCGTGGGGCCCGGCCGGGGAGATCGAGATCGGCTGGCGCCTGGGCCGCGCCCACTGGGGCCTCGGCTACGCCACGGCCGCCGCGCACGCCACCCTGGACCGCGTCCGCGCGGCGGGCATACGCACCGTCGTCGCGATGGTCGACTCCCGCAACGAACGCTCCGTCGCGGTCACCCGCCGCCTCGGGATGGAACACGTCGAGACGTTCACGTCTCCGGCCAGCAGCCGCCAAGGGCTGTGCTTCCGGCTGGTGTTGTAG